The stretch of DNA CCCGACCGTGAGACTCCGGGAATGAGGGCGAGGGCTTGGGCGAAGCCGTAGATCGTGCCGTCACGCACCGTGAGTTCTTTCAAGCGGCGCTTCTTGGCTCCCACATAGTCGGCGATTCCAAGCAGGATGCCGAAGACGATGAGCATGGCGGCGGTGATCCACAGGTTGCGGAGCGTCGTCTCGATCTGGTCCTGGAAGAGGAGGCCGAGAACGATGATCGGCACAGAGCCGAGGATGATCAGCCAGCCCATGCGGGCATCCGGATCGTTGCGCGGGATCTTGCCGACGAGCGAACGCGCCCAGTGGCCGATGATGCGGGTGATGTCACGCCAGAAATAGATCACCACGGCCAGCTCGGTACCGATCTGGGTGATCGCCGTGAAACGGGCACCGGGATCTTCACCCGTGCCGATCAGCTGGCCGATAATGCTGACGTGAGCACTGGACGAGACCGGCAGAAACTCGGTGAGCCCCTGCACGAGGCCGAGGATGATGGCGTTGATGAATTCCACGTGCTGATGCTCCGCTTGCTAGTAGGTCGTGAGCAGGTCGGTCAGGACCCGCCTGCCAAACACTAATGCGTCGAGCGGCACGCGCTCGTCAACGCCATGGAACATGCCGGGAAAATCCAAATCGGCGGGGAGTTTCAGGGGTGCAAAGCCGTAGCCGGTGATGCCGAGCTTGTGCAGCGCTTTGTTGTCGGTTCCCCCCGAGAGCATGTAGGGCAACACGGGCACGTCGGGATCGTGGCGGCCCAGCGTGCCGCGAATCGCGTCGATCAACGCACCGTCGAACGCATTCTCGAGGCCGATATCGGCGTGCATCACGACGATTTCGATGTCGGGGCCGACGAGTTCGGCGATCTCGGCCAAGACGGCCTTCTCCTCACCCGGCAGCGTGCGCACGTCGATCAGGGCTTCAGCGGTGTCGGGAATGACGTTGTGCTTGTAACCGCCCTTCAGGAGCGTGGGGTTCGACGTCGTGCGGAGGCTGCCCAAAATGAATCCGGATGCAGTGCCCGTTGCGATCGCCAACTCGTCGGGGCCGACCTTCTGCGGGTCGACGCCCAAGATTCGGGCCACCTCGTTCAGGAGGGTCGATGTGGTGTCGGTCAAATGGATGGGCCATTCCTTGCGGCCGACCGCGGCGACGGCCTCGGCCAGACGCGTGACGGCGTTGTCATGAATCAGCCGCGACCCATGAGCGGCAGTGCCACGGGCGACGAGCTTGATCCACAGCATTGCCTTCTCGGCTGTTTGCAGAAGGTAGGCGCGCTGGTCGTTGAAGGTGATCGAGTATCCGCCCACCTCGCTGATGGCCTCGGTGGCGCCGGCGAAGAGTTCAGGTCGGTTGTCCACGAGGTAGTGCGAGCCGTACACTCCCCCGGCTTCCTCATCGGCGAAGAAGGCGATGACCAGATCACGCTGCGGCGCCCGACCGGCCCCGAGAATGTCCTGGAGGGAGGCCAGGATCATGGCATCCATGTTCTTCATATCGACGGCGCCACGCCCCCACAGCAGGCCGTCCTTGATGACGCCCGCGAACGGATCCACGGACCAGTTCGCGGGGTCGGCCGGCACGACGTCGAGGTGGCCGTGCACGACCAGAGCCCCCCGTGACGAGTCGTGGCCTTTCACCCGCGCGACAACACTCGTGCGGCCAGGCTCGGATTCGATGATCTCGGGGGTCAGGCCGAGGCCGCGCAGATGTGCGGCCACGTACTCTGCGGCATCCGTCTCGCCGTTCGAGCGCCCGTCACCGAAATTGCTGGTGTCGAACCGGATCAGATCGCGAGCGATTTCTGCGGTGAGATCGAGTTCGTCGCCCGCGGGGGCCGCATTCCCTGTGTTTGCCATGCGGCTCACGCTACCGGTTCGGGCATTCACCCCGCACGCCACGCCGTCAAGCTGAGAATTGCTCGCCGCCACTGGCTCACGAGTGGTTTTTGACCCCCGAAAAACCGTGCTAAGTTATTACCTCGTCAGCAAGAAACAGATTGCAGACAAACATCCAGTCCGGGTGGCGGAAATGGCAGACGCGCTAGCTTGAGGTGCTAGTGCCCGTATAGGGCGTGGGGGTTCAAGTCCCCCCTCGGACACGAAGATTGTTTCAGTGAAACAATCGACGAGAACTGGTTGAGACAGTTCACGGGCCGGATCATATGATCCGGCCCTGTCTCGTTTAACCAGAACTTTGTGGGCTTATAGGGGGGCTTATAGGCTTATAGGCCAAAACGTGTGGATGGCGTCGGGCGTGTCATGCGCTGCCGGCCCAGCCTGAGCGCATCCAGAGGCCTTCCTCGGCGGTGATACCGGCGCCGTAGTAGTCCGGTTCCGACGGTTCTTCACTGTTCTCGTCCGTGAGCGGTTCGAGCTCTGGGGGTTGGGTAGGGATGAATTCGTGGGCGCGGTCGATCGGGATCTCCCCCGGAGTCACGCATTCACGCGAACTTCTTCGAGTCTCGTTCGAGTCACCGCTGCACGCCCGGGATACGTCGTTCCCCCGCCGCGAGTGGGCAGTTGTTGTTGCTTCACCCATCCCGAGGCAACAACAACTGCTCACTCGCGTGGTGTCGTGAGGTACGAATCGCCCCCGGGTTCGCACATTCACGGGCCGAACGGCACGCGCAGGTTAGGGCGGTTCGCGCAGGTTAGGGCGGTTCGCGCAGGTTAGGGCGGTTCGCGCAGGTTAGGGCGGTTCGCGCATGCTCGAACGTGCGCGAACATCCTTAGCATGCGCGAGCATCCTCAGCGCTCCTGACTCCGTGTGCGACGGGCCCGCCTCGCTGACGAACGGTGGCCGCGACCGGCAGTTCGGTCAGCCGAGGGCCGGATGCTCCGACGGAAGGCCATGGCGCTCGCCCGCCTGGTGCAGGGCGACGTTACGGGCCTCCCACTCGCCGAGCTCCTGCCGCATGCCCTCGATGATCGGTCGGTCCGGGCACTGCATCACGCTGCGGCCACAGGCGCACTGCGTGGGGTTGGTCGCGTCGTCAGCGTGCACCCGCGCCACACGCCAGAGTGCCGCGAGAGCTCGGTCGTTCCGTCGGGTCGCAAGCTCGATCTTGCGCTCGGCCCGCTTCACCAGGTCGTTCTCGAGCACGGCACGGATGCCGCCGGCATCCGTCTGATCGAATTGGCCAGCCACCAGGCCGCGCAGCTCGCCCACCTGTGAGGTCAGGGATGTAATCGACGCGTCCCGCTCGGCCAGTAGCAGGGTGGCGTCCGCGACGGCCTCACGCTGAACATCCTGCAACTCGCTGTAGAGCTCGCTCCAGAGCGCCACGTGGTCGCTGTCGCGGCGCTCGGCACGGTCGGCCCCGATATGGCGCACGCAGAAGGAACAGACCACCTGATCGGCGGCCGAGGTGAAGTGAAACGGCTGCAGGGCACGGCAGCAGAGGCACTGCGCGTCGATGTCTTCATACAGCTGATATGCGTGGGTCACCGATACTCCCTTGGTCGAACGAAGATCGCTGCCACGCAGCGTGGGACAGGCTACGCGTCGCGCGGCGCCTCGTCGACGATCCCGACAAGGCGGCTACCGATGCCGTCAACCTCGCTGCGGCGCAGGCCGTCCTCGGGCGCGGGCAGCTCGTCGGCGCCGTGGTAATCGCAGCTGAGATAGGTGAAGCTGGGCCACCACTTCTTGGGCCGAACCGCTTCAGTGAACCCACAGACAGCGCAGACCAGCTCAACCCAGACGGGCTTCTTGCCCGTGCGGTTTGCACGCGATTGGGCCAACCAGGCTGGCGGGTTGGTGTCAAGTTCGGTGACCTGCGCCGCGGACAGTCGCGACGGAATTCCGTTACGTGTGGCCATCTCGAGTGGAATATCGAGGCGAACTGCGGCTTCTCGTCTGGTAATCATCTCCACCCAGCTTAGGTGAATGCAAGAATGGGCGGATGTCTGCCATCCACTCCCCCCTCGGCCTGCTCCTCGACGTTGACGGCCCCATTGCCAGCCCGGTCACCCGGACCGTTGCGACCCCGAGCATCATCGATGACCTCATTCTGCTGGCCGGCGCCAATGTGCCGATCGCTTTCATCACAGGGCGCTCGTCCGCGTTCATTCGGGAGGAGGTCATCGCGCCGCTCGTGGCCGCCGGCCTGCCAGCAAACCTACGCATGTACGGCGTCTGCGAGAAGGGCGCCGTCTGGTTTCCGATCACGGCTGAGGGCATGGGCGACACTGTGATTGACGACACAGTCGCTCTCCCCCAGGCCGTCGTCGACGACCTGCGCACCCTCGTCGAGACACGCTTCGGCGACACCATGTTCTTCGACGAGACCAAGCAAGCCATGGTCTCGGTCGAGCAGCGCACGGATGTCGACCACGCGTCGTTCATCGCCGCCCAGCCGGCCTTCAACCAGGCCGCTTTCGACATCGTCTCGAGGCATGGGCTCGGGGTGCGCTACGGCGACGACGAGCGACCGGATGCCACTGGCGCCGTGCCATTCCGCCTCGACCCCACCATCATCTCGACCGACGTCGAGTCGATCACCCTCGACAAGGATCACGGCGCGAAGCGGGCGCTGGCCTTCTTCGCCGAGTCCGGGCCGCTGCCGGACGTGTGGCGTTCGGTCGGCGACTCCCGCAGCGACTATCTCATGGCAGACCACTTGCATGCGGCGGGCTATGACGTGGCCCACGTCGACGTGCGGCCGGCCGACGGCATCCTGGAACGCCCCTACCCCGTCATCGTGATGGGCGAGCAGATCCACGATGAGGCCGGCGCGGCGTTCCTCGACTACTGGGTCGAAAAGCTGCAGCTGCGCTGAGAGGTGCGGCTCGGTGTGGTGCGGCTCGGCTCGGCGCCTAGGTCATAATCAGGCGGATGCCGTTCTGCAGGGTACTGCGCAGCTCAAACACCTTCTCAAAACTGCCCTGCGACATACCGGGCATTCCCGCACGCAGTACGCCGACGACTCGAGACCGCCCGACGACGACCGTGATCGGGCGACGCCCGCGCGCCGGAAGCTCGAGCGGCTCGCTCAGCGCGGCATCCGGCACCACGACGATGAGCGCGGTGAACTTCACGCGCAGGGCCTTGGAGAGCGCCTTGGCAGCAACCTCCAGGTCATGCAGGGGCTTCTGGCCCGCCACGGCGTCACCGACCAGTTCGCCGCGGCGCAACTCGATCGGGCCACCGAAGTCATTCGACTGAATGGCGAACAGACCGGCCGGGCCGAGCACGACGTGGTCGAGCTTCACACCCGAGGACCCCGCTTCGACGTCATGCCAGGCGGTATAGCCGATGCCGAGGTTCGCCACGAGCTGGGCCGTGTTCTCCTCGGCCAGGGCCTTCGCCAACCAGTGTCGAATCTCTCGCGGCGCCGACCGAATGAGATCGGGGGCGTACGGGTCATCCAGCGTTGTGCCACGGCCGGACCATTCCCGCATCAGTTTCAGGTACTGCTGGCGGGCGACGCCGCCCGGGTGGCCGTGCATGCGGGCCCGCGGACCGGCCGAACTGGTGCGTCCAGGCCGCGAGCCCGTCGGTCGGGCGGCGGATGCGCCGGGAGGCACCGGCTCTGCCCCG from Leifsonia psychrotolerans encodes:
- a CDS encoding undecaprenyl-diphosphate phosphatase, producing the protein MEFINAIILGLVQGLTEFLPVSSSAHVSIIGQLIGTGEDPGARFTAITQIGTELAVVIYFWRDITRIIGHWARSLVGKIPRNDPDARMGWLIILGSVPIIVLGLLFQDQIETTLRNLWITAAMLIVFGILLGIADYVGAKKRRLKELTVRDGTIYGFAQALALIPGVSRSGGTITAGLFMGYERKAAARYAFLLAIPAVLGSGFYQVYKSIAKPCLVGATNCTPEVFGPLATLIATIVAFVVGFVVIAFFMSYISKRSFLPFVIYRILAGGALLVLLGTNVITA
- a CDS encoding M20/M25/M40 family metallo-hydrolase, which translates into the protein MANTGNAAPAGDELDLTAEIARDLIRFDTSNFGDGRSNGETDAAEYVAAHLRGLGLTPEIIESEPGRTSVVARVKGHDSSRGALVVHGHLDVVPADPANWSVDPFAGVIKDGLLWGRGAVDMKNMDAMILASLQDILGAGRAPQRDLVIAFFADEEAGGVYGSHYLVDNRPELFAGATEAISEVGGYSITFNDQRAYLLQTAEKAMLWIKLVARGTAAHGSRLIHDNAVTRLAEAVAAVGRKEWPIHLTDTTSTLLNEVARILGVDPQKVGPDELAIATGTASGFILGSLRTTSNPTLLKGGYKHNVIPDTAEALIDVRTLPGEEKAVLAEIAELVGPDIEIVVMHADIGLENAFDGALIDAIRGTLGRHDPDVPVLPYMLSGGTDNKALHKLGITGYGFAPLKLPADLDFPGMFHGVDERVPLDALVFGRRVLTDLLTTY
- a CDS encoding DnaJ domain-containing protein codes for the protein MHDSPAASTPYEVLGVAVSASEDELRKAYRRLLRQTHPDVGGTAARFQAVQDAWDRVSSPERRAAYDRNRYTGAEPVPPGASAARPTGSRPGRTSSAGPRARMHGHPGGVARQQYLKLMREWSGRGTTLDDPYAPDLIRSAPREIRHWLAKALAEENTAQLVANLGIGYTAWHDVEAGSSGVKLDHVVLGPAGLFAIQSNDFGGPIELRRGELVGDAVAGQKPLHDLEVAAKALSKALRVKFTALIVVVPDAALSEPLELPARGRRPITVVVGRSRVVGVLRAGMPGMSQGSFEKVFELRSTLQNGIRLIMT